In Mytilus trossulus isolate FHL-02 chromosome 14, PNRI_Mtr1.1.1.hap1, whole genome shotgun sequence, a genomic segment contains:
- the LOC134698031 gene encoding protein mono-ADP-ribosyltransferase PARP14-like, which yields MAEFDRQHRVSLKFKHIKVQVITGLFYNEQTDVVVNSTSQKLNLSDGLGSKALFKSAGDQIQSEISAKYPDGVVCGELAISGGHNLYCALVFHCFLKRWTEGDKENAEKVLKQIVTSSLQEAHEKGDVRSITFPALGRGFSNFKAENAAKLMFQCVTDFEESLGTEPTVKDVRFVIYPGDEEGVEAFIEEAKQRSQNVVTTMEYSTDIGNVRFTLVRGSLTKQACDVVVNETLENLDMSKSPMSKELCAAAGPGLHLSLKQNVGDKIEYGHIAVTGNADLTNCKAVYHGALPLYKDSTKIECRQAINIFLMQCFMEATESGYHSISLPPLGTDLKGYPPELSTEAIQGSIIEYLSGNCDDTSLQNIYLVVHPSAGNIFKTFKDKMFRYAKGKEKLDKTLIAKPPKQGEPPAVSVDNTPLNLVQMPRMPARGTIQWFIQMYQKDLMTPPYWTYFPGGERLRKLKVDPAFASKGAFKLVDVDQKTLQAIRSLVQKTWNEDSFKHGRDAAGLVDLKYNKIKVMGVKRLENLNLFEKYASFRQQMFGKVVTKSSIFRSPEQYRQSKGQLLTTHHIDPCLTKDIYREINEHYVFHGTKAENIEIILATGLDSRMAGANAMFGQGVYGAESSTKSDQYADDRANRDMSPKSMFLTRMCMGEICIVDKPLRMQRPPCRSCLSLRCKKECKNTKLFDSVLVDGQWIFREMVVYDHAQCYPEFLIKYQRIK from the exons ATGGCAGAATTTGACAGACAGCATCGAGTcagtttgaaatttaaacacatcaAAGTGCAGGTGATAACTGGgttgttttataatgaacag ACAGATGTTGTAGTCAACAGCACATCACAGAAACTCAACCTTAGCGATGGACTGGGTTCCAAGGCTTTGTTCAAATCAGCAGGTGACCAGATTCAATCAGAAATATCAGCCAAATATCCTGATGGTGTCGTATGTGGGGAGCTGGCTATATCAGGGGGACATAACTTATACTGTGCCTTAGTTTTCCATTGTTTTCTCAAGAGATGGACAGAAGGTGACAAGGAAAATGCTGAAAAG gTTTTGAAACAGATAGTGACATCATCATTACAAGAAGCTCATGAAAAAGGTGATGTGCGTTCTATCACATTTCCTGCTTTGGGTCGTGGGTTTAGCAACTTTAAGGCCGAAAATGCTGCTAAGTTGATGTTCCAGTGTGTGACTGATTTTGAAGAAAGTCTAGGTACCGAGCCAACTGTTAAAGACGTACGATTTGTCATATATCCAGGGGATGAAGAGGGTGttgaa GCTTTTATAGAAGAAGCAAAACAGAGAAGTCAGAATGTTGTCACAACTATGG aatattCAACAGATATAGGAAATGTGAGGTTCACACTAGTGAGAGGATCTTTAACAAAACAAGCG tgTGATGTTGTAGTGAATGAAACGCTAGAAAACCTTGACATGAGTAAATCACCCATGTCTAAAGAACTATGTGCAGCAGCAGGGCCTGGCTTGCATCTATCATTGAAGCAGAATGTTGGAGATAAAATAGAATATGGACATATTGCTGTCACTGGGAATGCAGATCTGACCAATTGTAAAGCTGTTTACCACGGAGCACTTCCTCTATATAAAGATTCAACCAAGATTGAGTGCCGTCAG gcaatcaacatatttttgatGCAGTGTTTTATGGAGGCTACAGAGTCAGGATATCATTCAATATCCCTACCCCCTCTGGGAACTGACCTGAAGGGCTACCCACCTGAATTATCAACTGAGGCTATCCAGGGGTCAATCATAGAATACCTGAGTGGAAATTGTGATGACACCtctttacaaaacatatatttggTGGTGCACCCTTCAGCAGGAAACATATTCAAg ACATTCAAAGATAAAATGTTTCGCTATGCAAAAGGCAAAGAGAAGCTTGACAAGACATTGATTGCAAAACCTCCTAAACAGGGAGAACCACCAGCTGTCAGTGTAGATAATACACCGTTAAACTTAGTTCAAATGCCTCGTATGCCTGCACGAGGTACAATACAGTggtttatacaaatgtaccagAAAGACCTAATGACCCCTCCATATTGGACTTATTTTCCTGGAGGTGAAAGgttaagaaaattgaaagttgaccCAGCATTTGCTTCAAAAGGTGCTTTCAAACTGGTAGATGTTGATCAAAAAACTTTACAAGCCATTAGATCTTTGGTGCAAAAGACGTGGAATGAGGATTCTTTTAAACATGGACGTGATGCTGCTGGCTTAGTTGAtctaaaatacaataaaattaaagtcATGGGTGTCAAAAGATTGGAGAATCTCAATTTATTCGAAAAATATGCAAGTTTCCGTCAACAGATGTTTGGAAAAGTTGTAACCAAGTCAAGTATCTTTCGTTCTCCGGAACAATACCGGCAGTCCAAAGGTCAGCTTTTAACCACACATCATATAGATCCTTGTTTGACGAAGGATATTTACAGAGAAATAAATGAACATTATGTTTTCCATGGGACAAAGGCTGAGAATATAGAAATAATCTTAGCCACAGGCCTGGACAGTCGGATGGCAGGAGCTAATGCTATGTTTGGTCAGGGAGTATATGGAGCCGAAAGTTCCACGAAATCAGATCAGTACGCAG ATGATAGAGCTAACAGGGACATGTCACCCAAAAGCATGTTCCTGACACGCATGTGCATGGGTGAGATATGCATCGTCGATAAACCACTACGCATGCAGAGACCTCCGTGTAGATCTTGTCTGTCACTCAGGTGTAAGAAAGAAtgcaaaaacacaaaattgtttGATTCTGTGCTGGTTGATGGACAGTGGATATTTAGAGAAATGGTTGTGTACGATCATGCTCAATGTTACCCAGAATTCCTCATAAAATACCAACGTATTAAATAG